Proteins encoded by one window of Clostridium bornimense:
- the ybeY gene encoding rRNA maturation RNase YbeY → MIYIENNQSKKEVKDELNDLLEEVINFTIEEEKVDVDVEVSLLYVDNEEIKNINKEFRKIDRVTDVLSFPMLSYPEGKVYKDIYYKDKELLERNLDNGVLILGDIVLSLERAEEQRIEFGHSFLREAAYLTVHSVLHLLGYDHINDSDKEKMRRREEEILNKFQITR, encoded by the coding sequence GTGATCTATATAGAAAATAATCAATCAAAAAAAGAAGTAAAAGATGAACTAAATGATTTGTTAGAAGAAGTAATTAATTTTACTATAGAAGAGGAAAAAGTAGATGTTGATGTTGAAGTAAGTTTATTATATGTAGATAATGAAGAAATAAAAAATATTAATAAAGAATTCAGGAAAATTGATAGGGTGACAGATGTATTATCATTTCCTATGTTAAGTTATCCAGAAGGAAAAGTTTATAAAGATATATATTATAAAGATAAAGAGCTATTAGAAAGAAACCTAGATAATGGGGTATTAATATTAGGTGATATTGTGCTATCTTTAGAAAGAGCTGAAGAACAAAGAATAGAGTTTGGACACTCGTTTTTAAGAGAAGCAGCATATTTGACAGTACATTCAGTATTACATTTGTTAGGCTATGATCATATTAATGACAGTGATAAAGAAAAGATGAGAAGACGAGAAGAGGAAATACTAAATAAATTTCAAATAACTAGGTAG
- a CDS encoding 16S rRNA (uracil(1498)-N(3))-methyltransferase, translating to MHKFFVDSSNIIGNNVNIIGDDVKHIYKVLRLSVGDIVAINDCNGNEFLGELEEINKKEVKVKILEELETSNEPPIKISLYQGMPKGSKMDLIVQKGTELGISKFQPIITKRVDVAFEEYKKLDRLRRIILEACKQSKRSIIPTINEPINFENTKEELKQYDLIVVPYERADDYGIKSLCMNIKREDIKNIAIVIGPEGGFEEDEIEELKNIGAEIVTLGKRILRTETAGFVATSLLCYELGDMGGV from the coding sequence ATGCATAAGTTTTTTGTAGATAGTTCTAATATTATAGGCAATAATGTAAATATAATAGGTGATGATGTAAAGCATATTTATAAAGTTTTACGTCTCTCAGTAGGAGATATTGTTGCAATAAATGATTGTAATGGTAATGAATTTCTTGGAGAATTAGAAGAAATAAATAAAAAAGAAGTAAAAGTAAAAATTTTAGAAGAGCTTGAAACTAGTAATGAGCCACCTATAAAAATATCTTTATATCAAGGAATGCCTAAAGGGAGTAAGATGGACCTTATAGTACAAAAAGGAACTGAGCTTGGAATATCAAAGTTTCAACCTATTATTACAAAAAGAGTTGATGTAGCTTTCGAAGAATATAAAAAACTCGATAGACTTAGAAGAATAATATTAGAAGCATGTAAGCAAAGTAAGAGAAGTATTATTCCAACTATAAATGAGCCAATTAATTTTGAAAATACAAAAGAAGAGTTAAAACAGTATGATTTAATAGTAGTACCTTATGAAAGAGCTGATGATTATGGAATAAAATCTCTTTGTATGAATATTAAAAGGGAAGATATAAAGAATATAGCCATTGTTATTGGACCAGAAGGTGGATTTGAAGAAGATGAAATAGAAGAGTTGAAAAATATTGGCGCTGAGATAGTTACTTTAGGAAAAAGAATATTAAGAACTGAGACAGCAGGGTTTGTAGCAACATCATTACTATGTTATGAATTAGGAGATATGGGAGGCGTATAA
- the yqfD gene encoding sporulation protein YqfD → MNKGQFLNLFYEARLTLKIEVIELEELINNLIKSDIDIDSITRVSISSAILSIQYKDFELFKEIFEKYDGTYKVIGKDKRSTTIYILKSRISLVIGIVIFFLSLMLFNEIIWSIDIKTEKNISPFEIRNLLYKEGIKEGTFKRKINYEDLEEKLKSDHSKISWVSIRPYGSKLLIDVREKQLPPSLIKDDTKKDLVAKKDGIISRVYTSNGTALVKAGDVVKNGDSLISYIEGDESHSYEVVPKGVVMAKTFYEDKIIVPYKEKNREKTGKYITNKYIIIAGNKICVKKSENKFEKYDKIEENYGPFVIEKYYEVIENEVELNKESVIKKAEGELLDKIRSNISVNSTIMDKKIYREEKGDCCEIRMIIQCEEDISN, encoded by the coding sequence ATGAATAAAGGGCAATTTTTAAATTTATTTTATGAAGCTAGATTAACTTTAAAAATAGAAGTTATAGAATTAGAAGAGCTTATTAATAATCTTATAAAAAGTGATATAGATATAGATAGCATAACTAGAGTATCTATATCCTCAGCAATTTTATCTATTCAGTATAAAGATTTTGAGTTATTTAAGGAAATTTTTGAAAAGTATGATGGAACTTATAAAGTTATAGGTAAAGACAAAAGAAGTACAACCATATATATTTTAAAGAGTAGAATATCATTAGTAATTGGAATAGTAATATTCTTTTTATCGCTTATGCTATTTAATGAGATCATTTGGTCAATAGATATTAAAACAGAAAAGAACATCTCGCCATTTGAAATAAGAAATCTTTTATATAAGGAAGGAATAAAAGAAGGGACTTTTAAAAGAAAAATAAATTATGAAGATTTAGAGGAAAAGTTGAAAAGTGATCATTCAAAAATATCATGGGTATCTATAAGACCATATGGAAGTAAATTACTTATTGATGTTAGGGAAAAGCAGCTACCACCTAGTTTAATAAAAGATGATACAAAGAAAGATTTAGTAGCAAAAAAAGATGGAATAATATCTAGAGTATATACATCAAATGGTACTGCCCTTGTCAAAGCAGGAGATGTAGTTAAGAATGGAGATTCATTAATATCATATATAGAAGGTGATGAAAGTCATTCATATGAAGTTGTTCCTAAAGGTGTTGTAATGGCTAAAACTTTTTATGAAGATAAAATAATTGTCCCATACAAAGAAAAAAATAGGGAGAAAACTGGAAAATACATAACTAATAAATACATAATTATAGCAGGTAATAAAATATGCGTAAAAAAATCTGAGAATAAGTTTGAAAAATATGATAAAATAGAAGAAAACTATGGTCCTTTTGTAATAGAAAAATATTACGAAGTTATTGAGAATGAAGTAGAACTTAATAAGGAATCTGTAATAAAAAAAGCGGAAGGTGAATTGCTAGATAAGATAAGAAGTAATATAAGTGTAAATAGCACTATAATGGATAAAAAAATATATAGAGAAGAAAAAGGTGACTGTTGTGAAATTAGAATGATTATTCAATGCGAAGAAGATATATCTAATTAA
- a CDS encoding diacylglycerol kinase — MKQVRSIVDSFNYAIEGLVYATRTQRNMRIHLITSLGILTACFFYKLSKAEILVLSITITLVLFAELINTAIEATVDILTNNFHPLAKIAKNTAAGAVLVTAINAIFIGYIIFWDKLKKLSFQLVNIIKESDTYLVFIVLILICMIILFLKAVIGEGTPLRGGMPSGHASISFAIATMISLIAKNESVILLSFILAIIVAQSRVDSKVHTVWEVIVGAIVGILITVIIFKVFTY, encoded by the coding sequence ATGAAGCAAGTTAGAAGCATAGTAGATTCCTTTAATTATGCAATTGAAGGACTAGTATATGCTACTAGAACTCAAAGGAATATGAGGATACACTTAATTACATCATTAGGTATTCTTACAGCTTGCTTTTTTTATAAACTTAGTAAAGCTGAAATATTAGTATTATCAATAACAATAACATTAGTATTATTTGCTGAACTTATTAACACTGCCATAGAAGCTACTGTTGATATATTAACAAATAATTTTCATCCTCTAGCGAAAATTGCTAAAAATACAGCTGCAGGAGCAGTTTTAGTAACTGCAATTAATGCTATATTTATAGGATATATAATATTTTGGGATAAACTTAAAAAATTATCTTTTCAATTAGTTAATATAATAAAAGAATCTGATACATATTTAGTTTTTATAGTATTAATACTAATTTGTATGATAATATTATTTTTGAAAGCTGTAATAGGAGAAGGAACACCGCTTAGAGGTGGTATGCCTAGTGGTCATGCATCTATTAGTTTTGCTATTGCTACTATGATATCATTAATTGCTAAAAATGAAAGTGTAATTTTATTATCATTTATATTAGCAATTATTGTTGCACAAAGTAGAGTAGACTCTAAAGTACATACAGTTTGGGAAGTAATAGTTGGAGCAATTGTTGGAATATTAATTACAGTAATTATATTTAAAGTGTTTACATATTAA
- a CDS encoding YabP/YqfC family sporulation protein, with protein sequence MNEKMRKSAEFLSEKLDIPKELVGVKAKITILGNEEITVENHKGIISFSKEYLEIATHKDNISLYGDNFEICYISEGTMVIKGKLNRISVGEDDE encoded by the coding sequence ATGAATGAGAAAATGAGAAAATCAGCAGAGTTTCTTTCTGAAAAGCTTGATATACCTAAAGAGTTAGTTGGAGTCAAAGCTAAAATAACAATTCTAGGGAATGAAGAAATAACTGTAGAGAATCATAAGGGAATTATAAGCTTTTCAAAGGAATATTTAGAAATTGCTACTCATAAAGATAATATTTCATTGTATGGAGATAATTTTGAGATATGTTATATTTCAGAAGGCACAATGGTTATAAAAGGGAAACTTAATAGAATATCAGTAGGTGAGGATGATGAATAA
- the mtaB gene encoding tRNA (N(6)-L-threonylcarbamoyladenosine(37)-C(2))-methylthiotransferase MtaB: MKVAFQTLGCRVNSYESEAMTEKFKKEGFEVVDFNDKADVYVINTCTVTNMGDKKSRQAINKAKKANPDSVVAVVGCYSQTSPDEVSNIDGVDVVLGTRNKGDIVYWANRAMAEKNQFVEVNDVLRNKQFEELEISEYQDRTRAFVKIQDGCNRFCTFCLIPFARGAVCSKDPKKVIEEVKILGENGFKEVILSGIHIASYGMDLEEEYELADLLEEVEKVEGIERIRIGSIDPTYFTKDVVERISKLKKLCPHYHLSLQSGCDKTLKRMNRRYTVEQYIDIVKNLREKIKDVSITTDLIVGFPGETDEDFETTLNFVKDIKLSKIHVFKYSPRKGTRAATFDDDVHGSKKEERSKAIIAADRKNEEDFADKYVGKTVKVLFEEKVKGKEGFYSGYTENYIKVMAESTEDISGLILDVDIKENHIIYLEGSLIKERI, translated from the coding sequence ATGAAAGTAGCATTTCAAACATTAGGATGTAGAGTAAATTCTTATGAGAGTGAAGCTATGACAGAAAAGTTTAAAAAAGAGGGCTTTGAAGTTGTAGATTTTAATGATAAAGCAGATGTATATGTTATTAATACATGTACAGTGACAAATATGGGAGATAAAAAATCAAGGCAAGCAATAAATAAAGCAAAAAAAGCTAATCCGGATTCTGTAGTAGCTGTCGTAGGATGTTATTCTCAAACTTCTCCAGATGAAGTGTCTAATATTGATGGAGTAGATGTAGTTCTTGGTACAAGAAATAAAGGGGATATAGTATATTGGGCTAATAGAGCTATGGCAGAAAAAAATCAATTTGTTGAAGTAAATGATGTATTGAGAAATAAGCAATTTGAAGAACTAGAAATTAGCGAATATCAAGATAGAACAAGAGCTTTTGTAAAGATACAAGATGGTTGTAATAGATTTTGTACATTTTGTCTTATTCCATTTGCAAGAGGTGCTGTATGTTCAAAAGATCCTAAAAAAGTTATAGAAGAAGTTAAAATTTTAGGCGAAAATGGATTTAAAGAAGTTATTTTATCAGGAATACATATTGCATCATACGGTATGGATCTTGAAGAAGAATATGAATTAGCTGATTTATTAGAAGAAGTAGAGAAAGTTGAAGGAATAGAGAGAATAAGAATAGGATCTATTGATCCTACTTACTTTACAAAGGATGTAGTAGAGAGAATTAGTAAACTTAAGAAACTTTGTCCTCATTATCACCTTTCACTTCAAAGTGGATGTGATAAGACATTGAAGAGAATGAATAGAAGATATACTGTTGAACAATATATAGATATAGTTAAAAATTTAAGAGAAAAAATAAAAGATGTTTCTATTACAACAGACTTAATAGTAGGCTTTCCAGGAGAAACTGATGAGGATTTTGAAACTACATTAAACTTTGTTAAGGATATAAAATTATCAAAGATACATGTATTTAAATATTCACCAAGAAAAGGAACAAGAGCAGCAACATTTGATGATGATGTTCATGGAAGTAAAAAGGAAGAGAGAAGTAAAGCTATTATTGCAGCTGACAGAAAAAATGAAGAGGATTTTGCTGACAAATATGTAGGAAAGACAGTAAAAGTATTATTTGAAGAAAAAGTTAAAGGAAAAGAAGGATTTTACAGTGGATATACAGAAAATTATATTAAGGTAATGGCAGAATCTACTGAAGATATTAGTGGATTAATTCTAGATGTAGATATCAAGGAAAATCACATAATATACTTAGAGGGAAGCCTAATAAAGGAGAGGATATAA
- a CDS encoding histidine triad nucleotide-binding protein, whose translation MDCLFCKIIKGEIPSEKVYEDDLVYAFKDISPMAPVHILIIPKKHISTINDIEEYDESVIGHIFTVANKIAKELGIDEEGYRIVSNCNKNAGQTVFHVHFHLLAGKELITTLG comes from the coding sequence ATGGATTGTTTATTTTGTAAAATAATAAAAGGAGAAATACCATCAGAAAAAGTATATGAAGATGATCTAGTTTATGCGTTTAAAGATATATCACCTATGGCTCCAGTGCATATACTAATAATACCGAAAAAACATATTAGCACAATTAATGATATCGAAGAATATGATGAATCAGTAATAGGTCATATTTTTACTGTTGCTAATAAAATTGCAAAAGAGTTAGGAATAGATGAAGAAGGATATAGAATTGTAAGTAATTGCAATAAAAATGCCGGGCAAACAGTATTCCATGTTCATTTTCATTTACTTGCAGGAAAAGAGTTAATTACTACACTTGGATAA
- a CDS encoding HD family phosphohydrolase — MEDKKKVPKRKWNSIVFIYIIAFFVISIIICTGYYSVKYNLEVGDIAKVTIKSPRDVEDKVTTEKDKEKALQSVSKVYKVDSSIKNDQLQKVQSLIDTFDKLRINKNSEEILNKIDDTYDLNIDDLNNIINLNDSDYNAFRTYLKESVDSLSTIVVRDNNSEDIANVRKNISSKLSGYNLSSEIKSIISKIDSSCIKVNAVVDEDKTKLLEEEALKKVQSVMIKKDQTIVKEGEPVEEWQIKVLESLGLLNSSRGNNFFIYASIVAIVAIVTFMQGRYLFKFRKEIFYSPRKFSLIFFLITIQILFARILVIQPFLIPLGATAILMVLIFDRETSLVINCLNAILLSVVVNFNVQIIIVFLLNIILTFMFMKKLNVRNDIFSSALIISVITIMINIFVGNVISSNLIEVLKNSALLMVGGVLSAIFAAGALPVIENMFDIVTNIKLLELSNPNNPLLKRLVVEAPGTYHHSLMVGNLAEVAAEEIKANATLARVGAFYHDIGKISNPIFFKENQVNESNPHNNLSSKISAMIIISHVTEGVKLSKEYALPTAIEDIIREHHGTDLVKYFYITERNNAENPDDVDVNLFKYPGPIPKSKESAIIMLADGVEASVRSIKNPTVESITEMVNNIFTNRLSEGQLDDCDLTLKDLNRIKEAFIKVLMSMYHQRIEYPKDKNNKEIEKSDLYRK; from the coding sequence ATGGAAGATAAGAAAAAGGTTCCCAAAAGAAAATGGAACAGTATAGTTTTTATATACATAATTGCTTTTTTCGTTATATCTATAATAATTTGTACTGGGTATTATTCGGTAAAGTATAACTTAGAAGTTGGGGATATTGCAAAAGTAACTATTAAATCTCCTCGTGACGTAGAAGATAAAGTTACGACTGAAAAAGATAAAGAAAAAGCACTGCAATCTGTATCTAAAGTATATAAGGTAGATAGCAGTATTAAAAATGATCAGTTACAAAAGGTTCAGTCATTGATAGATACTTTTGATAAGCTTAGGATAAATAAAAATAGTGAAGAAATATTAAATAAAATTGATGATACATATGATTTGAATATTGATGATTTGAATAACATAATAAATCTTAATGATTCTGATTACAATGCATTTAGAACATATTTAAAAGAATCTGTTGATTCATTATCAACAATAGTGGTAAGAGATAATAATTCAGAGGATATAGCTAATGTGAGAAAAAATATATCATCTAAATTATCAGGTTACAATCTTTCATCTGAAATAAAGAGTATAATAAGTAAAATAGATAGCAGTTGTATCAAAGTTAATGCAGTAGTTGATGAAGATAAAACGAAACTTTTAGAAGAGGAAGCTTTAAAGAAAGTTCAATCTGTTATGATAAAGAAAGATCAGACAATTGTAAAAGAAGGAGAGCCTGTAGAGGAGTGGCAAATAAAAGTTCTAGAATCATTAGGGCTTCTTAATTCATCTAGAGGAAATAATTTCTTTATATATGCATCTATAGTAGCTATAGTAGCTATAGTTACATTTATGCAAGGTAGGTATTTGTTTAAGTTTAGGAAGGAGATATTTTATTCGCCTAGAAAATTTTCACTTATATTTTTCCTAATTACTATACAGATATTATTTGCTAGAATTCTTGTTATTCAACCATTTTTAATTCCATTAGGAGCTACTGCAATTTTAATGGTTTTAATTTTTGATAGAGAAACGTCATTGGTAATAAACTGTTTAAATGCAATATTGTTGTCTGTTGTAGTAAATTTTAATGTGCAAATAATAATTGTTTTCTTATTAAATATAATTTTAACTTTTATGTTTATGAAGAAGTTAAATGTTAGAAATGATATTTTTTCTTCCGCACTTATTATATCTGTAATTACAATTATGATAAATATTTTTGTTGGAAATGTTATAAGTAGCAATTTAATAGAGGTGTTAAAAAATTCGGCATTGTTAATGGTTGGGGGAGTTTTATCAGCTATTTTTGCGGCTGGTGCATTGCCTGTTATTGAAAACATGTTTGATATAGTTACTAATATAAAGCTATTGGAATTATCAAATCCTAATAATCCATTATTAAAACGATTGGTAGTTGAAGCACCAGGAACATATCATCATTCTTTAATGGTTGGAAATTTAGCAGAAGTTGCAGCAGAAGAAATAAAAGCTAATGCTACATTAGCAAGAGTAGGAGCATTTTATCATGATATAGGAAAGATTTCTAATCCTATATTTTTCAAAGAAAATCAGGTAAATGAAAGTAATCCACATAACAATTTGTCGTCAAAGATAAGTGCAATGATTATTATTTCTCATGTTACTGAAGGGGTAAAGTTATCTAAGGAGTATGCATTGCCAACAGCTATTGAAGATATTATAAGAGAACATCATGGTACAGACTTAGTTAAATATTTTTATATTACAGAAAGAAATAATGCTGAAAATCCAGATGATGTAGATGTTAATTTATTCAAATATCCAGGACCGATTCCAAAGAGCAAAGAAAGTGCTATAATAATGCTTGCTGACGGTGTAGAAGCATCAGTGAGAAGTATTAAGAATCCTACTGTAGAATCTATAACTGAAATGGTAAATAATATATTTACAAATAGGTTGTCGGAAGGACAATTAGATGACTGTGACTTAACGTTAAAAGATTTAAATAGAATAAAGGAGGCTTTTATAAAAGTGCTTATGTCTATGTATCATCAAAGAATTGAATATCCAAAAGATAAAAATAATAAGGAGATAGAGAAAAGTGATCTATATAGAAAATAA
- the prmA gene encoding 50S ribosomal protein L11 methyltransferase, translated as MNKDWIEITIITSSEAVEAVQGILYTTDVKGVSVVDSEDLEFKKKHPGDWDYFDEEILNIKEGAVVKGYYVEEENIEEIVEYIKEKVDNLGEFGIDKGEGTIFVSKVSEEDWANNWKKYYKPTKVGARLVVKPLWEDYEKKSHELIIELDPGMAFGTGTHETTRMCLQGLERYVGEDTTVFDIGTGSGILAIGAAMLGAKKAVGVDLDPVAVDSAKENVALNKLSDNIEILHGDLMEVVEGKADIVVANIIADVIKFLTPMVKDYIVDDGYFISSGIIKDKKDEVIEVLIKNGFEPMEINNQGEWICIIAKKHKMITK; from the coding sequence ATGAACAAAGATTGGATAGAGATAACAATTATAACTTCTTCAGAAGCGGTAGAAGCAGTGCAAGGAATTTTATATACAACGGATGTAAAAGGTGTATCAGTGGTAGATAGTGAAGATTTAGAATTTAAAAAGAAACATCCTGGTGATTGGGATTATTTTGATGAAGAAATTTTAAATATAAAAGAGGGTGCCGTTGTAAAGGGGTATTATGTAGAAGAAGAAAATATTGAGGAGATAGTAGAATATATAAAAGAAAAAGTAGACAATTTAGGTGAATTCGGTATAGATAAAGGAGAAGGCACAATATTTGTTAGTAAAGTTTCAGAGGAAGATTGGGCAAATAATTGGAAAAAATATTATAAACCAACTAAAGTTGGTGCAAGATTAGTAGTAAAGCCATTATGGGAAGACTATGAAAAAAAATCTCATGAATTAATAATAGAATTAGATCCAGGTATGGCTTTTGGTACAGGTACTCATGAAACAACTAGAATGTGTCTTCAAGGATTAGAAAGATATGTTGGGGAAGATACAACAGTATTTGACATTGGTACTGGATCAGGTATTCTTGCAATTGGTGCAGCAATGCTTGGTGCAAAAAAGGCTGTTGGTGTCGACTTAGATCCAGTAGCTGTAGATTCAGCGAAAGAGAATGTAGCTTTAAATAAATTGTCAGATAATATTGAAATACTACATGGAGATTTAATGGAAGTGGTAGAAGGAAAAGCAGATATTGTAGTAGCAAATATAATTGCAGATGTAATCAAGTTCCTTACACCGATGGTAAAAGATTATATTGTGGATGATGGTTATTTTATTTCTTCTGGTATAATAAAAGATAAAAAAGATGAAGTTATTGAAGTATTAATTAAAAATGGATTTGAACCTATGGAAATAAATAATCAAGGTGAGTGGATTTGCATAATTGCAAAGAAGCATAAGATGATAACAAAGTAA
- the rpsU gene encoding 30S ribosomal protein S21 gives MSEIKVGENETLDSALRRFKRKCARAGVLSEVRKREHYEKPSVKRKKKSEAARKRKFK, from the coding sequence ATGTCAGAAATTAAAGTTGGAGAAAACGAAACATTAGATAGCGCTTTAAGAAGATTTAAGAGAAAATGCGCAAGAGCTGGTGTTCTTTCCGAAGTAAGAAAGAGAGAACATTATGAAAAGCCAAGCGTTAAGAGAAAGAAAAAATCAGAAGCTGCAAGAAAGAGAAAATTTAAATAG
- the dnaJ gene encoding molecular chaperone DnaJ, which yields MANKDYYEVLGVSRDASQDEIKKAFKKLAIKYHPDKNQGNKEAEEKFKEINEAFQVLSDPEKRQRYDQFGSADGAGFDGFGGFGGFSSGGGFDFDLGDIFGDFFGGGGRSKRRNGPERGSDLEVTINLTFEEAVFGCKKEIKIVRNESCETCNGTGAKSGSGKETCSKCGGTGQIKIQRNTPLGTFVQTGTCDTCGGKGTIIKDPCSHCGGTGIERRQRSITLDIPAGVDNDNVIPLRGQGNHGTNGGPAGDVYVRIRVTPSSVFRREGSDIYIEQHISIGKAILGAEVKVPTIDGDVKYDVPAGTQSGTTFRLKGKGVSKVNTSYRGDQYVKIIVDIPKKLNEAQHEAIEMFMEASGESLDGVHTKKFKSRLFGKKK from the coding sequence TTGGCAAATAAGGATTATTATGAAGTGCTTGGTGTATCAAGAGATGCTTCTCAAGATGAAATAAAAAAGGCTTTTAAAAAGCTTGCTATAAAATATCACCCAGATAAAAATCAAGGTAACAAAGAAGCTGAAGAAAAATTTAAAGAAATAAATGAAGCGTTTCAAGTATTATCTGATCCAGAAAAGAGACAAAGATATGATCAATTTGGAAGCGCAGATGGTGCTGGATTTGATGGATTTGGTGGATTTGGCGGCTTTAGTAGCGGTGGCGGTTTTGATTTTGATTTAGGTGATATATTTGGAGACTTCTTCGGCGGTGGTGGAAGAAGTAAGAGAAGAAATGGTCCAGAAAGAGGATCAGATTTAGAAGTAACAATCAATTTGACTTTTGAAGAAGCAGTTTTCGGTTGTAAAAAAGAAATAAAAATTGTTAGAAATGAAAGCTGTGAAACTTGTAATGGTACAGGTGCTAAAAGTGGAAGCGGTAAAGAAACATGTTCTAAATGTGGAGGAACAGGTCAAATTAAAATTCAAAGAAATACACCACTTGGAACTTTTGTTCAAACAGGAACATGTGATACTTGCGGTGGTAAAGGAACAATTATTAAAGATCCATGCTCACATTGTGGAGGAACAGGTATTGAAAGAAGACAAAGAAGCATTACATTAGATATACCAGCAGGAGTAGATAATGATAATGTAATTCCACTTAGAGGACAAGGAAACCATGGTACTAATGGCGGACCAGCTGGAGATGTATATGTAAGAATCAGAGTTACTCCAAGTTCAGTATTTAGAAGAGAAGGTTCTGATATATATATAGAACAACATATTTCAATTGGAAAAGCTATATTAGGTGCTGAAGTTAAAGTTCCTACTATTGATGGAGATGTTAAGTATGATGTTCCAGCAGGAACACAATCAGGAACAACCTTTAGACTTAAAGGAAAAGGTGTAAGCAAAGTTAATACTTCTTATAGAGGAGATCAGTATGTTAAAATTATAGTTGATATTCCTAAGAAGTTAAATGAAGCTCAACATGAAGCAATTGAAATGTTTATGGAAGCATCAGGGGAATCTCTTGATGGAGTTCATACAAAGAAGTTTAAAAGTAGATTATTTGGTAAAAAGAAATAA